One part of the Cherax quadricarinatus isolate ZL_2023a chromosome 13, ASM3850222v1, whole genome shotgun sequence genome encodes these proteins:
- the LOC128688585 gene encoding zinc finger protein 84, which translates to MMQHTIVSSGEKAYQCSECLKDFSYKSSLTKHMRVHTQEKPYHCSECLRNFSVKSVLIQHMSVHTQEKPYHCSVCLKDFSRKSHLIQHTRVHTQEKPYRCSECLKDFTNKPNLVNHIRVHTREKPYQCSECLKDFSQKSNLIKHMRVHTQEKPYRCSECLKNFSLKSTLMRHMRVHTREKPYQCTECLKDFSQKSSLIHHMRGHTQEKPYQCSECLKGFSVKSTLNLHMRVHTKQKPYHCSVCLKAFSQKSGLIPHMRVHTQEKPYHCSECVKAFSQKSGLMKHMRVHTQEKSFQCSECVKDFSDKSCLIQHMNVHSQEKPFQCSECLKDFPRKSALIRHMRVHQKINHIRVQNA; encoded by the coding sequence ATGATGCAACATACAATAGTTTCCTCAGGAGAAAAAGCCtaccagtgttcagaatgtctaaaGGATTTTTCATATAAATCAAGTCTAACAaaacacatgagagttcatacaCAGGAAAAACCATATCATTGTTCTGAATGTCTTAGAAACTTTTCAGTTAAATCAGTTCTAATACAACACATGAGTGTTCATacacaagaaaaaccatatcattGTTCAGTTTGTCTTAAAGACTTTTCACGAAAATCACATCTAATACAACACACGAGAGTTCATACACAAGAAAAGCCATATAGATGTTCAGAATGTTTAAAAGACTTTACCAATAAACCAAATCTAGTAAATCACATAAGAGTTCATACacgagagaaaccatatcagtgttcagaatgtttaaAAGACTTTTCACAGAAATCAAATCTAATAaaacacatgagagttcatacaCAAGAAAAACCGTATcgttgttcagagtgtctaaaaaACTTTTCGTTAAAATCAACCCTAATGcgacacatgagagttcatacaagagaaaaaccatatcagtgtacAGAATGTCTAAAAGACTTTTCACAGAAATCAAGTCTAATACATCACATGAGAGGTCATACACAGgaaaaaccatatcaatgttcagagtgtctaaaaggATTTTCAGTTAAATCAACTCTAAATCtacacatgagagttcatacaAAACAAAAACCATATCACTGTTCAGTGTGTCTGAAAGCTTTTTCACAAAAATCAGGTCTAATACCCCACATGAGAGTTCATacacaagaaaaaccatatcattGTTCAGAGTGTGTAAAAGCCTTTTCTCAAAAATCGGGTCTAATGAAACATATGAGAgttcacacacaagaaaaatcATTTCAGTGCTCGGAGTGTGTAAAAGACTTTTCAGACAAGTCATGTCTAATACAGCACATGAATGTTCATTCCCAAGaaaaaccatttcagtgttcagagtgtttaaaagaCTTTCCTCGGAAATCAGCCTTAATACGACATATGAGAGTTCATCAAAAGATCAATCATATCAGAGTTCAGAATGCCTAA